The following are encoded in a window of Parambassis ranga unplaced genomic scaffold, fParRan2.1 scaffold_156_arrow_ctg1, whole genome shotgun sequence genomic DNA:
- the LOC114429505 gene encoding uncharacterized protein LOC114429505 → MAEPVIRTVDPNAPVSRQQAVLVATKEARNYRERRLIFPSPSPELLNPVTAVPHAEMLLRAEGIRAPSRKQSLGKLVVPFGQYHNAPFHWLLENDVGYVKFLLDRHRGAKGRHLRTYSAPLIHRLNTRCQHLFGETVEENFQIPTDVPSDELLGLEYLFRQSTGESFSLQDIVDDGPGPDEEVVQPGQPDPEEGDEAYHSDTEACGEGLDAVLPHITLTRDETSTAHPPAFEDACSLNPLPGFKKLEMFCSALVEIGLSDDHLSLTAEQRDKLLQLWKAVEEHDKQPHKFNQLYRTHWGNTLYCRTKRDDLVEAAVVQRVKMAKRYAPAQHNIQHNRLMYTLVKLLWLRSHGSLASPVKNEILKAYERIQHRVLLEDAVLSKAGIPLAKINIKTVRDFIRRQERLLNLHSTQQPQTITKTTSISSVQLPPAPHQPAVLPPPDYPLKEYEYTPSLAGTKVLKGRADIFTPVSHPEPPLQLVPAPRKKVPVTSTITRPSSVSASDNAGPPVQLSKPASQKDPPPAPKTASAEGAGQELGKSWARATQYKRKLKEDPSDMGAK, encoded by the exons ATGGCGGAGCCCGTTATACGAACCGTGGACCCGAATGCGCCGGTTTCTCGCCAACAAGCCGTGCTCGTGGCGACCAAAGAGGCCCGCAATTACCGGGAAAGAAGGCTCATATTCCCCAGCCCCTCGCCGGAGCTGCTGAACCCCGTCACCGCCGTTCCACACGCGGAAATGCTACTACGAGCGGAGGGTATCCGAGCCCCGTCCCGTAAGCAGTCCCTGGGAAAGCTGGTGGTTCCGTTCGGGCAATATCACAATGCTCCGTTCCACTGGCTTCTCGAAAACGACGTGGGCTACGTGAAGTT CCTACTGGATAGACACAGAGGTGCCAAGGGACGGCACCTCAGGACCTATTCTGCACCTCTGATCCATCGTCTCAACACCCGCTGCCAGCACCTGTTTGGGGAAACAGTGGAGGAAAACTTTCAGATCCCTACTGATGTGCCATCAGATGAACTACTTGGGTTGGAGTATTTATTCAGACAGAGCACTGGGGAATCCTTCTCTCTTCAGGACATTGTGGATGATGGTCCTGGTCCAGATGAAGAGGTGGTTCAACCTGGGCAGCCTGATCCAGAGGAGGGTGATGAAGCCTACCACAGCGACACAGAGGCGTGTGGCGAGGGGTTGGATGCCGTTCTGCCCCATATCACGCTCACAAGggatgaaacatcaactgctcaCCCCCCGGCTTTT GAGGATGCCTGCAGTCTCAACCCTCTTCCTGGCTTCAAAAAGCTGGAGATGTTTTGCTCTGCACTGGTGGAGATCGGCCTGTCGGATGATCACCTGTCGCTCACTGCCGAGCAGAGAGACAAGCTTCTCCAGTTGTGgaaggctgtggaggagcaTGATAAGCAGCCTCACAAGTTCAACCAGCTGTACAGGACACACTGGGGCAACACATTGTACTGCCGCACCAAGAGGGACGACCTGGTTGAGGCTGCTGTGGTACAGAGAGTCAAGATGGCCAAGCGCTATGCCCCAGCACAGCATAACATTCAACACAACAGGCTAATGTATACACTGGTGAAGCTGTTGTGGTTGAGGTCGCATGGTTCTCTCGCAAGCCCAGTAAAGAATGAAATCTTAAAGGCTTACGAGAGGATCCAGCACCGGGTTTTGTTGGAGGATGCAGTGTTGAGCAAAGCTGGTATTCCCCTAGCCAAGATTAACATCAAGACTGTACGGGATTTTATCAGACGCCAGGAGAGGCTGCTCAACCTGCATTCTACCCAACAGCCCCAGACCATCACAAAGACTACGTCCATCTCCTCTGTTCAGCTCCCTCCTGCACCACACCAGCCAGCGGTCCTCCCACCACCAGACTACCCTCTAAAGGAGTACGAATATACACCTAGTCTGGCAGGGACAAAGGTGTTGAAAGGACGAGCAGACATTTTTACACCTGTCAGCCACCCTGAACCACCACTGCAACTGGTGCCAGCCCCCCGCAAAAAAGTGCCTGTGACATCCACCATCACCAGACCATCCTCTGTTTCTGCCTCTGACAATGCTGGGCCCCCAGTGCAGCTCTCAAAGCCAGCCAGCCAAAAGgatcctccacctgctcccaAAACAGCTTCAGCTGAAGGAGCTGGGCAGGAGCTGGGCAAGAGCTGGGCAAGGGCGACTCAGTACAAGCGGAAGCTGAAGGAAGACCCCTCAGACATGGGAGCAAAA